Proteins from one Impatiens glandulifera chromosome 2, dImpGla2.1, whole genome shotgun sequence genomic window:
- the LOC124925036 gene encoding methyl-CpG-binding domain-containing protein 5-like, whose product MSDLFNNLAAESRIPPMSDLFNNATLTNDELLSPNRDISKPQERPTPISVNGMTPKRPTKIPSVPERPDWLPEGWRFEHKVRTSGVSAGLYDRYYIEPISKHRFRSKKEVEYFLETGALKRPASNAVVDADDNDDNEEGEQVGWDFDPKCVPEHVRWTLADSSTDRWDAFIGVVMVNQPTTKIWKDRVTQKNK is encoded by the exons ATGTCGGACCTATTCAATAACCTAGCCGCCGAATCCAGAATCCCACCCATGTCGGACCTCTTCAACAATGCAACTTTGACTAATGATGAACTCCTATCGCCAAACCGCGATATCTCTAAGCCCCAAGAGCGTCCGACGCCAATTTCTGTAAATGGAATGACGCCCAAACGCCCTACCAAAATCCCCTCTGTCCCGGAGAGGCCGGATTGGCTGCCGGAAGGATGGAGATTTGAGCATAAAGTCAGGACTTCCGGCGTTTCGGCAGGATTGTATGATAGG TACTACATTGAGCCCATTTCAAAGCATCGTTTCAGGTCGAAGAAGGAAGTTGAATATTTCCTTGAGACAGGGGCGCTCAAACGCCCAGCTTCTAATGCTGTTGTTGATgctgatgataatgatgataat GAAGAAGGAGAACAAGTTGGATGGGATTTTGATCCTAAATGCGTTCCTGAACATGTTAGATGGACACTTGCTGATTCTTCAACTGACCGTTGGGATGCATTTATCGGTGTTGTCATGGTCAATCAACCAACAACTAAGATTTGGAAAGATCGTGTTACCCAGAAAAacaaatag
- the LOC124925810 gene encoding NAC domain-containing protein 90-like, translating into MAERDDNYQELQVGFRFYPTEEELVSFYLHNKLLHQTTPQIDSLIPLIDIYSIQPSRLPSLAGELCPKDTEQWFFFTARQEREARGGRSNRTTSSGYWKATGSPSHVYSADNRVIGVKRTMVFYKGRAPTGTKTKWKMNEYKAILNEQNQDETTHDHNSSNSIIPKLRHELCLCRVYIVSGTGRAFDRRPAAGVLP; encoded by the exons ATGGCAGAAAGAGATGATAATTATCAAGAATTACAAGTTGGGTTTCGTTTCTACCCAACTGAAGAAGAGTTAGTCTCATTCTATCTTCATAACAAGCTCCTCCATCAAACCACGCCTCAAATTGATAGCCTCATTCCTCTCATTGACATCTACTCCATTCAACCGTCTCGTCTTCCCAGTCTGGCTGGGGAGTTGTGTCCTAAGGATACAGAGCAATGGTTTTTCTTCACGGCCAGGCAAGAAAGAGAAGCCCGCGGCGGCAGGTCTAACCGGACCACCTCCTCCGGTTACTGGAAGGCCACGGGCTCACCTTCCCATGTCTACTCAGCCGATAACAGAGTAATTGGTGTGAAGAGGACAATGGTGTTCTACAAAGGCAGGGCACCGACTGGAACTAAAACCAAGTGGAAAATGAACGAATATAAAGCCATTTTGAATGAACAGAATCAGGATGAAACAACTCATGATCATAATTCATCCAATTCCATAATCCCAAAG TTGCGGCATGAGCTATGCCTGTGCAGAGTTTACATCGTGTCGGGAACCGGTCGTGCTTTCGACCGGAGGCCAGCAGCAGGAGTGTTGCCCTAG
- the LOC124925035 gene encoding extensin-1-like — MKSSSSVCLKLCLAFYFQAILLLHLPISVSSTGFCFFFPIHCHHKPDTPFLQPPPPPPVTYSPPPPVTYSAPPPPSPPPPVTYSPPPPVTYSAPPPPSPPPPVRYSSPPPPSPPPPVRYSSPPPPPPVRYSSPPPPSPPPPVRYSYPSPPPPVRYSYPPPPPPMTYSSPPPVTYSSPPPPSPPSYTPPKSPCPPHHHHHQHHHHHHQPIHHFSPPPVPSYSPPMSPPHAIPKPPPPSPHLPPPQSPHTGYGYPPPPQSPHTGYGYPPPQSPPPYGSTNKATII, encoded by the coding sequence ATGAAGTCTTCTAGTAGTGTTTGTTTGAAACTATGTCTAGCTTTCTATTTTCAAGCAATACTGCTTTTGCATTTGCCTATCTCTGTTTCAAGCACTGGGTTTTGTTTCTTTTTCCCAATCCATTGTCATCATAAACCAGATACTCCATTCCTAcaacctcctcctcctcctccggtAACCTACTCTCCACCTCCTCCGGTGACATACTCCGCCCCTCCTCCACCGTCTCCTCCTCCTCCGGTAACCTACTCTCCACCTCCTCCGGTGACATACTCCGCCCCTCCTCCACCGTCTCCCCCTCCTCCGGTGAGATACTCCTCCCCTCCTCCGccatctcctcctcctccggtGAGGTACTCCTCCCCACCTCCCCCTCCTCCGGTGAGGTACTCTTCCCCACCTCCCCCGTCTCCTCCTCCTCCGGTGAGGTACTCCTACCCATCTCCACCTCCTCCGGTGAGGTACTCCTACCCACCTCCACCTCCTCCGATGACATACTCCTCCCCTCCTCCGGTGACATACTCCtcccctcctccaccatctCCTCCTTCATACACTCCTCCTAAATCTCCATGTCCACcacaccatcatcatcatcaacaccatcaccatcaccatcaaCCCATACATCATTTTTCTCCGCCTCCCGTACCAAGTTATAGCCCTCCAATGTCTCCTCCACATGCTATTCCAAAACCGCCACCTCCATCCCCACACTTGCCGCCGCCGCAAAGCCCACATACAGGCTATGGTTATCCTCCGCCGCCGCAAAGCCCACATACAGGCTATGGTTATCCTCCGCCGCAATCCCCACCACCATATGGTTCAACCAACAAGGCAACAATAATATAG
- the LOC124927811 gene encoding NAC domain-containing protein 90-like, whose product MAEREDNDQEWQVGFRFYPTEEELISFYLHNKLLHQTTPQIDSLIPLVDIYSIQPSHLPSLAGELCPKDTEQWFFFTARQEREARGGRSNRTTSSGYWKATGSPSHVYSADNRVIGWKRTMVFYKGRAPTGTKTKWKMNEYKAILNEQNQEDSTTDHNSSNSIIPKLRHELCLCRVYIVSGTGRAFDRRPAAGVLT is encoded by the exons ATGGCAGAAAGAGAAGATAATGATCAAGAATGGCAAGTTGGGTTTCGATTCTACCCAACTGAAGAAGAGTTAATCTCATTCTATCTTCATAACAAGCTCCTCCATCAAACCACGCCTCAAATTGATAGCCTCATTCCTCTCGTTGACATCTACTCCATTCAACCATCTCATCTTCCAAGTCTGGCTGGGGAGTTGTGTCCTAAGGATACGGAGCAATGGTTTTTCTTCACGGCCAGGCAAGAAAGAGAAGCCCGCGGCGGCAGGTCTAACCGGACCACCTCCTCCGGTTACTGGAAGGCTACGGGCTCACCTTCCCATGTCTACTCAGCCGATAACAGAGTAATTGGTTGGAAGAGGACAATGGTGTTCTACAAAGGCAGGGCACCGACTGGAACTAAAACCAAGTGGAAAATGAACGAATATAAAGCCATTTTGAATGAACAGAATCAGGAGGATTCAACAACTGATCATAATTCATCCAATTCCATAATTCCAAAG TTGCGACATGAGCTATGCCTGTGCAGAGTTTACATCGTGTCGGGAACCGGTCGTGCTTTCGACCGGAGGCCAGCAGCAGGAGTGTTGACCTAG